Proteins encoded in a region of the Candidatus Paceibacterota bacterium genome:
- a CDS encoding HAD family hydrolase has translation MNRAVFLDRDGTIIEERNYLSRIEEVVIIPGAAAALRCLCQAGFRLFIVSNQSGVGRGYFTLAQVEEVNQYLLRELGREGARFDRVYIAPEAPDVPSRGRKPSPQFLLDARDEFGLDLAQSYMIGDKLIDLECGWNAGVKLCLLVRTGYGAEQERASAGKLAAATVVDDLAAAAQLILKQT, from the coding sequence ATGAACCGAGCCGTATTTCTCGACCGCGATGGGACCATCATCGAGGAAAGAAACTACCTCTCCCGCATAGAGGAGGTAGTTATTATCCCCGGTGCGGCAGCGGCGTTGAGATGCTTGTGCCAAGCCGGGTTCAGGCTTTTCATCGTGTCCAACCAGTCTGGCGTGGGGCGAGGCTATTTTACGCTGGCGCAAGTCGAGGAAGTAAACCAGTATCTGCTCAGGGAACTTGGCCGCGAAGGTGCACGCTTTGATAGGGTGTACATCGCGCCCGAGGCGCCCGATGTGCCTAGCCGGGGCCGCAAGCCGTCACCGCAATTCCTACTGGATGCGCGCGATGAGTTCGGCCTGGATTTGGCGCAGAGTTATATGATTGGCGACAAACTGATTGATTTGGAATGCGGCTGGAATGCCGGCGTGAAACTCTGTCTGCTGGTCCGTACCGGTTACGGGGCGGAACAGGAGCGCGCATCCGCCGGCAAACTGGCGGCCGCCACTGTCGTGGACGATTTGGCCGCGGCGGCACAGTTGATACTCAAGCAAACCTGA